The genomic interval TCAGTGCCCGCTTCTCGGCGAGGAACGGAATTTCCATTGGCTCGAAGCGTGGTGCGCCCATGTTGACGGTCACCTGGCCGTCCGCTTCCAGGCGCGGCTCGATGATGCCCGACGCGGTTTCGACGCGGATTTCGCTTTTGCCGGTCAGGCCCTTGTCGTGCACGAAGCGCACGAAGCAGCGCGCGCCGTTGCCGCACTGCTCCACCTCGCCGCCGTCGGCATTGAAGATGCGATAGCGGAAATCGGCGTCGGAGCGGGTGGGGTTTTCCACCAGCAGGATCTGGTCGCAGCCGATGCCGAAGTGGCGGTCGGCGAGAAAGCGGAATTGCGCGCCGCTCAGGGAAATGTTCTGGCTGATGCAGTCGATCACCACGAAATCGTTGCCCAGGCCATGCATCTTGGTGAATTTCAGTTTCATTATCAGGCCATCAACTCGACATAGTCCTTGTAAATACAGCGGTCCATGACCACCGTCATGCCCGCGTCCCTGGCCTTTTGCGCCGCCGCCTCGTTTCTTATGCCTTCCTGGATCCAGATGGCGGGAATTTTCAGGCGCAGGCATTCGTCCACGATGGCATCCACATGCTCGGCGGCACGGAACACGTCCACCAGGTCGATGCGCTCCGGTATTTCTGCCAGGGTGGCATAGGCCTTCTCCCCCAGCACTTCGGACACCGCCGGGCGCACGGGAACGATGCGGTAGCCGAAACACTGCATCGACTTGGATACAAAATAGCTGGGCCGCGCGGGTTGCGGCGACAATCCCACCACTGCGATGGTGCGGACTTTTTGCAACAGGGCGCGGATTTCGGCCGGCGCAGGATTCTCATACATGAATTGTTCCCCAAACCAGGAGATGGCGGTCGCTCACGGCCTCGACTCGCAGTTGTTCCAGCCCCGCAGCATCGAGTTGCTGCCGCACCTCGTCCGGTCGATAGGCGGCGAGCAGCGAGTGATGGAAGTCCCGTTGCAGTACCGGCGGGGCATCTGCTGCGTAGCGCTGCGTCAAACTTTCAGCCTCCGCTGCGCTTGCGGGCCGCATCAAATCCATCACCAGCAGTGCCGCGCCGCGTCTCGCAACGTGCCGCACAGTCTGCCACAGCACGGCGGGATCGTCGAGGTGATGGAGCAGGCTGTTGCTGATGACGGCATCGAAGGCCCGGGGGGGAAGGTCCGTGTCGGGAAGGCAGCATTGCTGGAGCGTGAGCCGCTGGCCGAGACCCTCCGCGTCCACCGCCTTGCGCCCAAGATCCAGCATCGCTTGCGCCCCGTCCAGGCCGAGTATCGCCGCTTCCGGGTAGGCGCGGGCGAAGCGCATCGTGACATCCGCAGGCCCGCAGCCAAGGTCGATCGCAGCGCCGCCGGCAAAGCCGGGAAAGCGCTGGCGGAAATGGGCCACAAAGGCGTCGTGCGGTGCGGAGAAATCGGCCTCGGCATAGGCGCGAGCCTGCTCCGGCTCATTCATCAGTTCGGGTTCGGGGATGCGCTGCAACGGCTTGTCCTCATTTCGGTCTGTGCTTGACTACCTGCCAGCAGGGGCGGAAAAGGCAAATGTTCAGGTTATCAAGGGTGCCGCTGCTGTTCTTTAAGCCGGTTTCCTCGCCACCAGGTCCACCAATGCCGACATGCCGCTATGGCCAGGGCCTTCGCTGATCACCGTCTCGTGTTCGCGCAACTGCAGGATTTCCATGGCGGCGAAATCGTGCTGCAGGTCCGCCGCGTTATACAGGTTGTCGCGATTGGAAGGGCCGCCGGTCCTGAATTCCAGCTGTTTCGGCGTGTAGCCT from Sulfurimicrobium lacus carries:
- the dapF gene encoding diaminopimelate epimerase codes for the protein MKLKFTKMHGLGNDFVVIDCISQNISLSGAQFRFLADRHFGIGCDQILLVENPTRSDADFRYRIFNADGGEVEQCGNGARCFVRFVHDKGLTGKSEIRVETASGIIEPRLEADGQVTVNMGAPRFEPMEIPFLAEKRALTYPLPVGDKIIDISAVSMGNPHAVQVVDHIDYAPVAEQGTLIENHPAFPARVNAGFMQVVDRTHIKLRVFERGSGETLACGTGACAAAVAGITRGLLDAQVQVSTRGGELAIRWEGEGQPVWMTGPAVTVFEGEINL
- a CDS encoding CoA-binding protein; this encodes MYENPAPAEIRALLQKVRTIAVVGLSPQPARPSYFVSKSMQCFGYRIVPVRPAVSEVLGEKAYATLAEIPERIDLVDVFRAAEHVDAIVDECLRLKIPAIWIQEGIRNEAAAQKARDAGMTVVMDRCIYKDYVELMA
- a CDS encoding class I SAM-dependent methyltransferase; amino-acid sequence: MQRIPEPELMNEPEQARAYAEADFSAPHDAFVAHFRQRFPGFAGGAAIDLGCGPADVTMRFARAYPEAAILGLDGAQAMLDLGRKAVDAEGLGQRLTLQQCCLPDTDLPPRAFDAVISNSLLHHLDDPAVLWQTVRHVARRGAALLVMDLMRPASAAEAESLTQRYAADAPPVLQRDFHHSLLAAYRPDEVRQQLDAAGLEQLRVEAVSDRHLLVWGTIHV